A stretch of Mesorhizobium sp. M2A.F.Ca.ET.046.03.2.1 DNA encodes these proteins:
- the phnF gene encoding phosphonate metabolism transcriptional regulator PhnF — translation MASSIERRNGVSLWRQIADRILQGIASGDFAENAALPPEVALAERYGVNRHTVRSAIAALVQEGVLKAEQGRGTFVLSRKRLSYPIGARTRFSTGLQGQTSERHIALLSSSTEPASRRIAEALGLAKGAAVIRLETRGEADGQAVSRATTWFDAKRFAGIEAAMAETGSITASLKRFGVNDYLRHSTVLSARHADADDLAALDLQPGAIVLVTVAVNVTLDGEPIQFAESRFPAERVELRLSAGD, via the coding sequence CTGGCGAGCAGCATCGAAAGGCGCAACGGCGTGTCGCTGTGGCGGCAGATCGCCGACCGGATCCTGCAGGGGATCGCGAGCGGCGACTTCGCCGAGAACGCGGCGCTGCCGCCCGAAGTCGCGCTGGCGGAACGCTACGGCGTCAACCGCCACACGGTGCGTAGCGCCATTGCAGCACTGGTGCAGGAAGGCGTGTTGAAGGCCGAGCAGGGCCGCGGCACCTTCGTCCTGTCGCGCAAGCGGCTGTCCTATCCGATCGGCGCGCGCACGCGCTTCTCGACCGGGCTGCAGGGGCAGACGAGCGAGCGGCATATTGCGCTGTTGTCGTCCTCGACGGAGCCGGCCAGCCGGCGCATCGCCGAGGCGCTGGGCCTTGCCAAGGGCGCGGCCGTCATCCGGCTGGAGACGCGCGGCGAGGCCGACGGTCAAGCGGTGTCGCGCGCGACGACCTGGTTCGACGCCAAGCGCTTCGCCGGCATCGAGGCGGCAATGGCGGAAACGGGATCGATCACCGCCTCGCTGAAGCGCTTCGGCGTCAATGATTATCTGCGGCACTCGACGGTGCTGTCGGCACGCCATGCCGACGCCGACGACCTCGCAGCGCTCGATCTGCAGCCGGGCGCCATCGTGCTGGTCACCGTCGCCGTCAACGTCACGCTCGACGGTGAGCCGATCCAGTTCGCGGAGTCGAGGTTCCCGGCGGAGCGGGTGGAGTTGAGGTTGTCGGCCGGCGATTAG
- the phnL gene encoding phosphonate C-P lyase system protein PhnL, whose protein sequence is MATPLVVSDIAKSFTMHLRDGVTLPVVAGVSFSIRAGECAVLGGPSGAGKSSILKMLYGNYAVDEGQIIVQHGGGLIDLASASPRTVLSVRRHTIGYVSQFLRTVPRVSALDVVAEPLVERGGDRETARAKARSLLAQLNLPEKLWALPPATFSGGEQQRVNIARGFITEHPILLLDEPTASLDARNRDVVVELIAAKKAAGVALLGIFHDLDVRDAVADRVIDVTAFAAGKIAA, encoded by the coding sequence ATGGCCACGCCGCTTGTTGTTTCCGACATCGCGAAAAGCTTCACCATGCATCTGCGCGACGGCGTCACGCTGCCGGTGGTGGCGGGCGTCTCCTTCTCGATCCGCGCCGGCGAATGCGCCGTGCTCGGCGGGCCGTCGGGTGCCGGAAAAAGCTCGATCCTTAAGATGCTCTACGGCAACTATGCCGTCGACGAGGGCCAGATCATCGTCCAGCACGGCGGCGGGTTGATCGACCTCGCTTCCGCCAGCCCGCGCACCGTGCTTTCCGTGCGCCGCCACACCATCGGCTATGTCAGCCAGTTCCTGCGCACCGTGCCGCGCGTCTCCGCGCTCGACGTCGTCGCCGAGCCGCTGGTCGAGCGCGGCGGGGATCGCGAGACCGCGCGGGCGAAGGCTCGCTCCTTGCTTGCGCAGCTCAACCTGCCCGAAAAGCTCTGGGCGCTGCCGCCGGCGACCTTCTCCGGCGGCGAGCAGCAGCGCGTCAACATCGCGCGCGGCTTCATCACCGAGCATCCGATCCTGTTGCTCGACGAGCCGACCGCTTCGCTTGACGCCCGCAATCGCGATGTCGTGGTCGAGCTCATCGCCGCCAAGAAAGCGGCGGGCGTTGCGCTCCTCGGCATCTTCCACGACCTCGACGTGCGCGACGCGGTCGCCGATCGCGTCATCGACGTCACCGCCTTCGCCGCCGGAAAGATCGCCGCATGA
- the phnH gene encoding phosphonate C-P lyase system protein PhnH produces MDIATQSIDGGFAEPVFNAQTVFRAIMDAMARPGSVQALPQLTHPPAPLSATAGAVALSLCDNDTPIWLDPPLQAEASVKAWFGFHTGAPLANTPADAHFALIANPKEMAALDGFAQGTQEYPDRSTTLILLVDDLASGPSLLLEGPGIEKTSMIAPRGMPRHFVEQWKQNNQRFPRGVDIILAAPGSLACLPRTTRIKTMEA; encoded by the coding sequence ATGGATATCGCCACGCAATCGATCGACGGCGGCTTCGCCGAGCCAGTCTTCAACGCGCAAACCGTCTTCCGCGCCATCATGGACGCGATGGCGCGCCCAGGCTCCGTGCAGGCCCTGCCGCAACTCACCCACCCGCCGGCGCCATTGTCGGCGACGGCCGGGGCCGTGGCGCTCTCGCTGTGCGACAACGATACACCGATCTGGCTCGATCCGCCGCTGCAGGCGGAAGCTTCGGTCAAGGCCTGGTTCGGCTTCCACACCGGCGCGCCCTTGGCCAACACGCCGGCCGACGCGCATTTCGCCTTGATCGCCAATCCGAAGGAGATGGCCGCGCTCGACGGTTTTGCGCAAGGCACGCAGGAATATCCCGACCGCTCGACGACGCTGATCCTCCTGGTCGACGACCTCGCCTCGGGCCCGTCGCTGCTGCTTGAGGGCCCCGGCATCGAAAAGACGTCGATGATCGCGCCTCGGGGCATGCCGCGCCATTTCGTCGAGCAGTGGAAGCAGAACAACCAGCGTTTTCCGCGCGGCGTCGACATCATCCTGGCGGCGCCGGGCAGCCTTGCCTGCCTGCCGCGCACGACCCGCATCAAGACGATGGAGGCGTGA
- a CDS encoding alpha-D-ribose 1-methylphosphonate 5-phosphate C-P-lyase PhnJ: MNAQSTDIATYNFAYLDEQTKRMIRRAILKGIAIPGYQVPFASREMPMPYGWGTGGVQVTASIIGPDDVLKVIDQGADDTTNAVSIRAFFKKVAKVDVTTETAKATIIQTRHRIPEQPLTAGQVLVFQVPIPEPLRFLEPRETETRKMHALEEYGLMHVKLYEDIAKHGRIATTYAYPVKVEGRYVMDPSPTPKFDNPKMHRSPALQLFGAGREKRIYAVPPFTDVVSLDFEDHPFEVQTFDQPCALCGAENVYLDEVILDDHGGHMFVCSDTDHCEKRRADSTSPSWGGRAEGAGGGKGQSSLSSTPTPALRADPPHKGEGKEAE, translated from the coding sequence ATGAACGCCCAATCGACCGACATAGCCACCTACAACTTCGCCTATCTCGACGAGCAGACCAAGCGGATGATCCGCCGCGCCATCCTGAAGGGCATCGCCATTCCCGGCTACCAGGTGCCTTTCGCCTCGCGCGAGATGCCGATGCCTTACGGCTGGGGCACTGGCGGCGTGCAGGTCACCGCCTCGATCATCGGCCCGGATGATGTGCTGAAAGTCATCGACCAGGGCGCCGACGACACCACCAACGCCGTTTCGATCCGCGCCTTCTTCAAGAAGGTCGCCAAGGTCGACGTCACCACGGAGACCGCCAAGGCGACGATCATCCAGACCCGCCATCGCATCCCTGAGCAGCCACTGACCGCCGGCCAGGTGCTGGTCTTCCAGGTGCCGATCCCCGAGCCGCTGCGCTTCCTCGAGCCACGCGAGACCGAGACGCGAAAAATGCATGCGCTGGAGGAATACGGCCTCATGCATGTGAAGCTCTACGAGGACATCGCCAAGCACGGCCGCATAGCCACCACCTATGCGTATCCGGTCAAGGTCGAGGGCCGGTATGTGATGGACCCTTCGCCGACGCCGAAATTCGACAATCCGAAGATGCATCGTTCGCCGGCCCTGCAGCTGTTCGGCGCTGGCCGCGAGAAGCGCATCTACGCGGTGCCGCCCTTCACCGACGTCGTCAGCCTCGATTTCGAGGACCATCCCTTCGAGGTGCAGACCTTCGACCAGCCCTGCGCGCTCTGCGGCGCCGAGAATGTCTATCTCGACGAGGTCATCCTCGACGACCACGGCGGCCACATGTTCGTCTGCTCGGACACCGACCATTGCGAGAAGCGGCGCGCCGACTCTACCTCCCCCTCGTGGGGAGGTCGCGCCGAAGGCGCGGGTGGGGGGAAAGGCCAATCTTCTCTTTCTTCAACCCCCACCCCGGCGCTGCGCGCCGACCCTCCCCACAAGGGGGAGGGTAAGGAGGCCGAATGA
- a CDS encoding carbon-phosphorus lyase complex subunit PhnI — translation MYVAVKGGEAAIANAHRLLADRRRGDRSVPALRLDQIVEQLALGVDRVMSEGSLYDRELAALAIVQARGDMIEAIFLVRAYRTTLPRFGYTNPVDTGAMQVERRISATYKDLPGGQVLGPNFDYTHRLLDPELAAGAEVETPAQRPVEPEAMPRVSAILAHEGLIEADGEMPLDHVPGDITREPLQFPMARDIRLQALSRGDEGFLLALGYSTQRGYARNHPFVGEIRIGEVELELDVPELPFAVPLGSIRVTECQMVNQFKGSAKAPPQFTRGYGLVFGQSERKAMAMALCDRALRAGELGEDIVAAAQDEEFVISHSDNVQATGFVEHLKLPHYVDFQAELGLVRRMRAEYEARENEDKAEEKREAAE, via the coding sequence ATGTACGTCGCGGTGAAGGGCGGCGAAGCCGCCATTGCCAATGCCCACCGCCTGCTGGCCGATCGCCGCCGCGGCGACCGCTCGGTGCCGGCGCTGCGCCTCGACCAGATTGTCGAGCAGCTGGCGCTCGGCGTCGATCGCGTGATGAGCGAAGGCTCGCTCTATGATCGCGAGTTGGCGGCTCTGGCCATCGTCCAAGCACGCGGCGACATGATCGAGGCGATCTTCCTGGTGCGCGCTTACCGCACCACGCTGCCACGCTTCGGCTACACCAATCCGGTCGATACCGGCGCCATGCAGGTCGAGCGTCGTATCTCGGCCACCTACAAGGACCTGCCCGGCGGCCAGGTGCTCGGCCCGAACTTCGACTACACCCACCGCCTGCTCGATCCGGAGCTCGCCGCCGGCGCTGAGGTCGAGACGCCGGCGCAGCGCCCGGTCGAGCCGGAGGCCATGCCGCGCGTCTCGGCGATCCTCGCCCATGAAGGCCTGATCGAGGCCGATGGCGAGATGCCGTTGGACCATGTGCCAGGCGATATCACCCGCGAGCCGCTGCAATTCCCGATGGCGCGCGACATCCGCCTGCAGGCGCTGTCGCGCGGCGACGAGGGCTTTTTGCTGGCGCTCGGCTATTCGACGCAGCGCGGCTATGCGCGCAACCACCCCTTTGTCGGCGAAATTCGCATCGGCGAGGTCGAGCTGGAGCTTGACGTGCCGGAACTGCCCTTCGCCGTGCCGCTGGGCTCGATCCGCGTCACCGAATGCCAGATGGTCAACCAGTTCAAGGGCTCGGCCAAGGCGCCGCCGCAGTTCACCCGCGGCTACGGCCTGGTCTTCGGCCAGAGCGAACGCAAGGCGATGGCGATGGCGCTGTGCGACCGGGCGCTGCGCGCCGGCGAGCTTGGCGAGGATATCGTCGCCGCCGCGCAGGACGAGGAATTCGTCATCTCCCATTCCGACAATGTCCAGGCGACCGGCTTCGTCGAGCATCTGAAGCTGCCGCACTATGTCGACTTCCAGGCCGAGCTCGGCCTCGTGCGCCGCATGCGCGCCGAATACGAAGCGCGGGAAAATGAGGACAAGGCTGAAGAGAAAAGGGAGGCCGCCGAATGA
- the phnK gene encoding phosphonate C-P lyase system protein PhnK, with the protein MTDEPLLRVSALSKFYGSRVGCENVTFDLWPGEVLAVVGESGSGKTTLLNCLSTRLLPSSGTASYRMRDGQWRELYRMSEAERRFLMRTDWGFVHQNPADGLRMTVSAGANVGERLMAVGDRHYGRIRATAVDWLSRVEIDEDRIDDEPRAFSGGMRQRLQIARNLVTGPRLVFMDEPTGGLDVSVQARLLDLLRGLVTDLGLAAIVVTHDLAVARLLSQRMMVMKDGRVVESGLTDRVLDDPRAPYTQLLVSSILQV; encoded by the coding sequence ATGACCGACGAACCGCTGCTGCGCGTCTCCGCGCTGTCCAAATTCTACGGCTCGCGCGTCGGCTGCGAGAACGTCACCTTCGACCTCTGGCCGGGCGAGGTGCTGGCTGTTGTTGGCGAGTCCGGCTCCGGCAAGACGACGCTGCTCAACTGCCTGTCGACCCGGCTGCTGCCCTCCTCCGGCACCGCGAGCTACCGCATGCGCGACGGCCAGTGGCGCGAGCTCTACCGCATGAGCGAGGCCGAGCGCCGCTTCCTGATGCGCACCGACTGGGGCTTCGTCCACCAGAACCCGGCCGATGGGCTGCGCATGACCGTATCGGCCGGCGCCAATGTCGGCGAGCGGCTGATGGCCGTCGGCGACCGCCATTACGGCAGGATCCGCGCCACCGCCGTCGACTGGCTGTCGCGCGTCGAGATCGACGAGGACCGCATCGACGACGAGCCCCGCGCCTTTTCCGGCGGCATGCGCCAGCGCCTGCAGATCGCCCGCAACCTGGTGACCGGGCCGCGGCTCGTCTTCATGGACGAGCCGACCGGCGGCCTCGACGTCTCAGTTCAGGCGCGTCTGCTCGATCTGTTGCGCGGGCTGGTCACGGACCTCGGGCTGGCGGCAATTGTCGTCACCCACGACCTCGCCGTGGCGCGGCTTCTGTCGCAGCGCATGATGGTGATGAAGGACGGCCGCGTCGTCGAAAGCGGCCTCACCGACCGCGTGCTCGACGATCCGCGCGCGCCCTATACCCAGCTTCTCGTTTCTTCGATTTTGCAGGTCTAG
- a CDS encoding DapH/DapD/GlmU-related protein has protein sequence MSKKLSEAPLIHPTAQVENSTLGRWTEIAERSRVAECDLGDYSYMMQDCAVWCATIGKFSNIAASVRINATNHPTWRPTLHHFTYRASDYWDDAEHESEFFAQRRARRVTIGHDTWLGHGSTVLPGVIVGDGAAVGAGAVVSKDVAPYTIVGGVPAKPIRERFDRRTAERYQVLAWWDWDHATLRAALDDFRELSAEAFLEKYGG, from the coding sequence ATGAGCAAAAAACTCTCGGAGGCGCCGCTGATCCATCCGACGGCGCAGGTCGAAAACTCGACCCTCGGCCGCTGGACCGAGATCGCCGAGCGCAGCCGCGTCGCCGAATGCGACCTTGGCGACTATTCCTACATGATGCAGGACTGCGCCGTCTGGTGCGCCACCATCGGCAAGTTCTCCAACATCGCGGCGAGCGTGCGCATCAACGCCACGAACCATCCGACCTGGCGGCCGACGCTGCATCACTTCACCTATCGCGCGTCCGACTATTGGGACGACGCCGAGCATGAAAGCGAGTTTTTCGCGCAGCGCCGCGCCAGGCGCGTCACCATCGGCCACGACACCTGGCTCGGCCACGGCTCGACCGTCCTGCCGGGCGTCATCGTCGGCGATGGCGCGGCCGTCGGCGCCGGCGCCGTGGTGTCGAAGGATGTCGCGCCCTACACCATCGTCGGCGGCGTGCCGGCGAAACCGATCCGCGAGCGCTTCGACCGCCGCACCGCCGAGCGGTACCAGGTCTTAGCCTGGTGGGACTGGGACCATGCAACACTGCGCGCCGCGCTCGACGATTTCCGAGAGCTGTCGGCCGAGGCGTTTTTGGAGAAATACGGCGGCTGA
- the phnG gene encoding phosphonate C-P lyase system protein PhnG, whose protein sequence is MRGQEAREQAGRKALMETLAHAEADEIARLWNEAGLPSEAELLRGPETGLVTVRGRIGGGGAPFNVGEATVTRATVRLPSGQVGHSYALGRDKDKARLAAIADALWQDPPQREAVETKLAAPLRAALDAARETRRVETAATKVDFFTMVRGED, encoded by the coding sequence ATGCGAGGACAGGAAGCGCGCGAGCAGGCCGGGCGGAAAGCCTTGATGGAGACGCTGGCGCATGCCGAAGCCGATGAGATCGCGCGCCTGTGGAACGAAGCGGGCCTGCCTTCCGAGGCCGAGCTCTTGCGCGGCCCCGAGACCGGACTGGTGACGGTACGCGGGCGCATCGGCGGCGGCGGCGCGCCCTTCAATGTCGGCGAGGCGACCGTCACCCGCGCCACGGTGCGGCTGCCCTCCGGCCAGGTCGGCCATTCCTACGCGCTCGGCCGCGACAAGGACAAGGCCAGGCTCGCCGCAATCGCCGACGCGCTGTGGCAGGACCCGCCGCAGCGTGAAGCAGTCGAGACGAAGCTCGCCGCGCCTTTGCGCGCGGCGCTCGATGCGGCGCGCGAGACGCGGCGCGTCGAGACGGCGGCCACGAAAGTGGATTTCTTCACCATGGTGCGCGGAGAGGACTGA